The nucleotide window GCAGGACGGTGCCGCTCTGCACTTGTACAAATATTGTTTGCTTGACCAGCTGAACTGCCCCGTCCCGGATGCCGCGCGGGTGTTGTGGTCTCAAAGAGGGGTAGCCATTGTGCCGCACGCGGCGCAGGATGTGTGTGAGGTTAAAAAGCGAAGTTGATAGACACATGATTGTAAACGTTGCATCGGTAATAAAGCCAACTCAGTGACAATACCTAAGGTTATCGCGACTTGTTGACGCCTTGTATAGAGTCGAACCACGCAGTCACATTGCGACACGGTTCATGGCGCATACGCCAGGGAGGCGCGGACCACAGGACTGCTACCTAGTTCGAGACCGCAGAGGTCTCTTGGATCGAGGATGGAAAGGCAAGTTGCGCAGCGTTCAGGGTAAGATGCCTCATCAAGTAGCAAAGAGGTGGGGGAATGCAGCTCACGCCATGAATATTCGTTTCATTAAAATTGTGCTGCGACCGCTTGTTCCTCGCCAGCGTGAAAGACTCCAGAAACTAAATTCGCATTCAGCGCACGACACAGCGTGGGCACtagtcatcgtcgtcatcgtcatcgtccagGTCATCCAGGTTCGTGAACTGGAACTGTTTcttctcgccggcgcccgtgtTGGTCCGCGGCAGCCCCGCCGAGTCGGGTGCGTTGCCTGCaatgctcgctcgccgccattcCTCCTGCTCCTTTTCCCGCTGACGTTCTCGCTCCACTCTGAtgcgctctctctcttcgcGCATCTGCTTCTCAcgctcctcgcgctccttTTGCTCTTGCTCTTCCTTGACCCTgcgctcttcctcgtccttgcgcttgcgctcctcctctGTGACGGGATCGTATCCTTTCGGGTCGATGCCTTGTTCGGCGAGGATCTGGTACGAGGCAAGGGCACCAGACCGAATCTTGTCCTCGAGCGGCCACGGAAAGAACAGCTGACCCGACAGGGGGTTGAGGTACTGGCTCATGCCCTCTGGTAGACTGGTGTTCATGGACAGAGCGGTGGTTTGTTGGGTGGGGGGCTCCGAAAGGGGCGCCTGCGAAAGGGCGCCGTTCGGCGCAGGGCTTTGCGTTCGCGAGGGAGTACGCGCAGAAGgcgtcacggcggcgggcgtctgcgagtcattggcggcgggcgtctggcCCTCGGGGGAGGCAGGTACCGTGGCAAGGGCGGTGGCTGCGTTGAtggtcgcggcgggcggaagGGTCGTCTTGCTGATGCGGCGAGCGTAGCTGAGGAGCTCCTCGTAGGCGATGGGATAGTTCGGCTCGCGAGGGAACGTGGTGGTGCGCGTCGTGACAATGCCACGACGCGCTTCGGCGAGGCTCGTGAGAGTATCCTTGATCTGCGTGTCCAGAGCGGCCGAGGTCTGTCGCAGCCGTAGGATGCGCAGGTGGTTCCTCTGATGCGTTTGCACTGTTGTTGGAGCATATTATTTAGCATGAAAGGGCGTGCGTTTTGCGGAAGACGTGATGGCGAGCAACCGACCTTGCTCCAAGCCCTTGCCGAGTTCCGTGTCGGCagccttgagctcctcggcctggcTGACGGACGGGTGATATTTGGCGACGGAATCGATCAGGTTCGACAGGGCCTTTTCCAGCCGCTCGAAGCGGCCGTCGATATATTTGTCCATGCTGCACCaaatggcggcgggcaaggttGGTGGAGTAATGTTGACGCTGCGGGGATCaaagaggccgagggcgaggctgatgaagaagatggaaCACCATCTTGTCTTGAGCTTGAGTGGGTCCGCAATTCCTGGTGTGTGGTTGGCTGAAATTTTGGTGTCCGCctcaggcaccaccacccgggGCTTCCCGTCCGGCAAACTCgcgcagcgacagcgacactCCAACATCATCGGCCATCCTCTTTGACGAACGATTGAACAGCGCACACGGCTTCGACCGCCACGAATCCAGTCATAATGGTCTCCCCTGTAAGTCTTGAAAACCATGGCACATCCTAGGCCCCACGACTGCCCGCCCGACTGTGGCTACGCCGTGGCCCAACACGTGAGAGGAGCCGGCGGACTGACTATGCTTTCCCGCAGACTCCTTTCCGCGCCGCGGAGTTCAAGAGTGCCTACGGCCCCAAGTACGTCTCGACTGTCCCAGATTCGATGCGAGTTCCAACCGAGTCGATTGGCGCCGATGCGCTGGCGTGGCATCGCATCGGAGCCCTGGCCTGTTGTGCCTAACACCGCACGAGGGGCAGCAGAACTGACCGAGCCATCCATCAGATACCACTTCCAGCCCAACTTCCATGGCATGAACAAGACCTCTGCTTTCCGGCTGTAAGTTACTGCTTTATGGTTCGCGTTGCTTTCGATAGAATACATGGATGGAGTGGCGGACGACCACGAAGCCACGAAGCGAGACGACGGGACGATCTGagtgcgggcgggcgcgaccTGAGCCCGCTCAAACGGATGGGAGACACTTCGGCGTGGCGAAATAGTCCTGCTGAGCTTCTGGGAGTTCCACAAGGATCGCGCCGGCTCGTGCACACCCATGAGCAGAGAAGCCAACGGTTGTGGAAGGTTATAGTCACTGACTCACTTGCAGAGGCCTCCGCACCGCTtcctttggcggcgctggcgtcaTCGCTGCCCTCCTCTACGTCTCCGGCATTCCTCGTGTTCAGCGCGACATTCTTCAGGTAGGCGATATCGCGAGCATGACGAGGTCTCGGGATGGTGGACTGACATGTGGCAGCAAATCCCCGTGGTTGGAAAGTACTTCATCCCGGCGGAAATCCCGGCTTCGGACAACGTAAGTTGGCTCCTATTTGCCGCCACATTGCGGGTGACTGACTAGATACAGCCTTTCTAAACGATTGTGGTGGACGGTGGAGGGTAGAAACTGTACAACAAACAACCTGTCGAGTCCTGCTGGCAGATGGGTCTGTTTCCTTGCTTCCTTTGTATAAGATGAACAAAATAGAAACATTCGGCAACTTCTCGTGCCACAGTTGGAGTCATTGACAGGGCATGTGCGAGTCGCGTGACGACCACCTCTTGCTTGCGGGCCTTGTATGTCAACTGGGACTAGTTTGACCGGCATCTCTCCGCGTTCCGGCAGGGCCAAACGAATATCACATGTAGACTTATCAGCATTGCTCACTGTTTCGCGGGTTTGGCACTGAGAAAGTTCAACCGTTTCTGTAAATACAGTGCCCAAGACAGTGCAAATGCACTGTGGCATGCTCATCATCCAGATCTGTCCTGTGTGGACAGCTAATCTCCGGGCGACTCTTTCACCACTCAAATGACTTTACACGCGACGAACAAGCACATAATGAGGTAGTCGGGTGAGCAGAGCAGTCTTATGGGATAAAATTCTGCAACACGTTGTACGACTAACTTGCTGCCTGAAGCTGCGCCCGAGACGCGAGacccgaccaccaccagcgcaTGATGGGTGACACGGCCACGTCGATGCTCATGGCCAGCATCGATTTCAGCACCCTGCTGCTATGCTCGCTTTTGCTGGCTGTATTTTCTTATGTCTTTCTCTTCCATTCACGGGCAGTACGCGACAGACCATGGGCCCTCGTCTTCCCCGCTGTGCTGGCGGCCGCTTGCGTTGCCTGGTCTCGCGTCGTCTCCCGAGAGGTTCCCGAGCCGTACCTTGTATGCCCGTTTCTCACCGAGCGTCAGAGATCCAGGCTGACATCCTGAGCAGGATGAGGTGTTCCACATTCCGCAGGCTCAAAAATACTGCGAGGGCAAGTTTCGCGAGTGGGACGACAAAATCACGACACCCCCGGGGCTGTAAGTACTGCGCAACGTCGGTTCACCGTGTGGAAATTGATAGGATCAGGTACCTGTTCTCGATATCGCTCTTGCAGATGACCAGTTGGCTCGGCTTGGACGGTGCATCTCGCTGCGATGCCGTGAGCCTTCGCGTAGGCAATGCTGCCGGCCTGTTCGCCCTGGTGTACCTGGCGCTGCTCTGTCGCCGAGAGATCGAGGCACAGCTATATGGAGCATTCTCACGATCGCTATCACGTCCATACTCGGCCTACGCGTTACATACCGCGTTCAACATTGCATTGTTTCCGCTCTTATTCTTCTTCTCGGGCCTCTACTACACAGACGTGCTCTCtacggccgtcgtcgtcggcgcgttTCTCAATCACCTGAAACGCGTGGCGCAAGACAGGAGCTCCTTTACAAGCGACCTCTGCACAGTCGCAATTGGACTACTGGCCTTGTTGATGCGACAGACGAATGTGTTCTGGATCGTCGTTTTCATGGGCGGCCTGGAGGCTGTTCACGCCGTGAAGACGCTCCGACCAGAACGAGCAGATCAACCCTTCATGACGACGCTTGGGGATCAAATCAAGTACTTTGCCTGGCGATATTCGGTCGGCGATATTCATGATCTGCCGCTCCGCCATGCGTGGCACGATGGTGAGTCGCACCTTGCCGGTGCTGGGGGGCCATTCTGACGCCGCCCAGATATGTTGTACACGGCAATCAGTCTCGTGATTGCGGCCCTCTGCAATCCGTTGCGCATTATGCGGCAGGTGTGGCCGTACGTTATGgttctcgtcgtcttcgccgttTTTGTGGCCTGGAACGGCGGTGTCGTCCTCGGTGAGTGCTCCCATGCAGACTGTAAGGGATATCGCTCACGATGCGCAGGTGACAAGTCGAATCATGTGGCGACACTTCATCTGGCACAGATGCTCTATATCTGGCCGTTTTTTGCCTTCTTCTcactgccgctgctcctACCATCTGTCGTTTCTCTCCTGTGTGCGCTCCATATCGGGGTGAAGTCACAACGGCCACAGCCGCAGTCCACGGTCCATGTTCCAAGCGGGCCTCGAGATAGGCCATTCAACATCTCCGCATCGAGTATCAGCAAGACATCGCCTCGAGATGACGGCACGAGGCCTTCACCTATTGCAGCAAAGCAGTCCAAAGTATCCCTCGCACTGGGCATCGCCGAAGGTTTCAAGTTGTTGTCGTGGCCTCTGTATCTTTTCGGAACGGTGGTACTCGCGGGACTCATAGTCCGCTTCAACACCATCATCCACCCGTTCACGCTAGCAGACAATCGCCATTACATGTTCTACGTCTTCCGGTACACCATTCGGCGTGCGGGCTGGATCCGGTACGCCCTCGTGTTCGCGTACACAGTTAGCCGATGGATGGTCTGGGGCACTCTGGCCGGGTACAGCGGCTTGTCCCCTGCCCCCGCTACGGTGCCAGATGACAGCCCGTATCTGAGCCATCCGTTTTGGATCGCCTATAGTGAGAAGAGGCAGACCAAGGCTAGGTACCCGGCGACGTCGCTAGCCGATGGCCGCACAGCGGAGGACTCTCAGTCACAGCGGCAACTTGCGGACGACCCTTTGCGCTACTCGGCAAACaccgcgtcgacgtcgacgggcttgctGTTTCTGCTCGCGACATCTCTGTCGCTCGTTACGGCGCCTCTAGTAGAGCCCAGGTACTTCATCATTCCATGGGTAGTGTGGAGGCTCTTTGTCCCTGCTTGGAGGCTGCCCGATCATCTGCTCGTCAGCGGCGTGTATACGTTGACGGGCAGAGCCGCTCGGATCTTTACACGGTATGATGTCCGTCTGGTCTTGGAGACTGTGTGGTTTGCGGCGGTAAACCTGGCGACGTGCTACATCTTCATTGCAAAGCCATATGTATGGCGTGCcgaggacgggacggcgCTAGACGACGGGCGCCTGCAGCGGTTCATGTGGTAGTCGATGATCGGGCGTCAAGCAAGAGCTATGCCCACAGCATCACAAGGAATAGCGCCGTGGTGCAAAACGGACGTCGTATTTTGACGATAGATACATACACGTAGTTCCCTTCCCTTTACCCTGTCCCGTGCTGGCACGCGTGAGCGTGAAAAAGAAGCCGCTGCGCCGGAAAGATGTCCCATAAGTCATTATATACGTTGGCCAGCTACGTGAAGCCGGCTGCGGTGGCGAGCCCCATGGTGGGCATTTCATAACCAGCCATCATAGACTCAGCCGGTCGAGACTCAAGCCGTCATTGCTGCGAACGCGGCGTACAACGCCGAGCTTGAAGaagcgctcctcgccgccggcggtgcgCCCGCCAATGTACCACTTgtccgcgccgagggcatccCTGAACCCCTCGCTGCTGCTatcgctgccgcggcggcgtgcgccCGAGCGGTTCGGGATGGGGATGCTGTTTACGGCTGAGGGGGAGCGGCCGGTGGCGTTGTTGCTGTGAGGTGTCGGGGACGCAGAGGGTgtgatggaggcggcggctgcggctgcggctgccgcggaTATGGTGCGCggtgaggatgacgatggcggcggtggtgatgatgatgacgaaggcggcgatgtgGATGCGCTCTGAGCGTGggcgtgatggtggttgtgatggtgatggtgatgggaGTAGCCAGCAGTCGTGTAGTTCGCTgaggcggctgggctgcccgACGTGGAGGCCTGGCTGGTGTGCTTGTTGGGCTGTTGCGTGGTCTGTAGGGAGGGACCCTGCTGGCGGAAGGCGGAGAGGAAAGAGGTGAGGAAGTAGGGTCGCTGGGACGGCatcgcgacgccgccgagttgGTGGAGCTGTGATCGTTGAAGAggggagcgagcgggcgggcgggtgtgGCACTCGACGAGCACCGGGAAAGAAAGGGCAGCGGGGTGTGTCGATGGTTTCGTCGCAGATGCCTAGCTAGTGCGAGTGATGGCGAGTCGTActcacgcggcggcgaggggacGGCGTTGATGAGATGCCGGCTGGTTGATGAAGCCAAGCCCTGGAGGGGTTCGGGTGGGCGGAAGAGTTgcagggcaagggcagcGCCGGGTCGGTCGCCTCAACACCAAGTCGGTCGGGCAGGCAGCTCGCCGGGTCGGACAggctcgcgggcggcctggtcGGGATCGTGTCAAACGTCGGGGCATGCGATGGgcagcgtgcgtgcgtgcgtgcgtgggatGCGTGTATGTGTGGTGTGTCGtggaagagagggagggggtggtggtcgtcggtAATGATGTCCGTCCCGACgagtaggtaggtacagtatactttAGTGGTTGAAAATCTCGGACAACTGCGGgaagcagcggcggccacgggcggcggcggttgaggtggtggtgtgtggTGCGCTGCGGTGTGTTTGGTGCATcagtgtgtgcgtgtgtgtagGAGAGGAGAGAAACCCCAGCCGGCCATGTACTCCGCCCGCAGACaggcgatgcgatgcgtcCCGTCTctgacgtcgagggcgaaggATCCATGGCtgcgctgccgcggccgctcggTAAAAGCcggggggtgggtggccaGCAGGGTGAGGTTCCTGGGTGGGTACTGGTAACAGTGACTAATGGCGGGGTCGCGATAGGCTgcgcggggagggaggcgcctgcccagctggctgggctggctgtcgAGCACGGGCCAGGTATGGAGGTAAGAAGTACCTggatggccgcggcgcagtgCGCGAGAGACTTCCATTTGaatggctgctgctgtgggaTGACTCGTGCACGctgccacccgccgcccggcatGCCACAGCGTGTGCACCACCAGAAAAAGCCCAGCATCTGTCTCCCAGTCGCcccccgcctcgtcgtcgctcatcCACGGAGCAGCATCATGTTGCTGTGAGATGCGATGTGAAGGGCGCTCGCGCGCCCCGCCTCGGGTGGTCGGGTCCATCGCCCTCGGGCCGCGGCGATGTAGCCGCCGCAAAAGATGGAAACTCGGTACGATGGCATGGCACCCTTTGGCACATACTTTGTGGACCATCATTTAAACTGCCCCCCGATGGGCGGAGAAAAGCATGCCACACCGGTGGTCGTGTTAGATCCTGCACCGTGATAGCGAGGAGACGCTCTCTTTCAGTCGCTCTGTGCTAGAGGTACTGACCTACCCTGAACATTTGCGGAAAGCTCCCGGCGGAACCTGTTGAACTGCAAACAGCTCAAGTTAAGAAATAATTGCCACTGCTATGTATGTAGGTAGACAGCCGAGCCTTAATCGCCGACTGTGAAGTGTCACAGGCCGTTGGACGCACCGAGTTGGGTGGCTTATTGGGCATCAAGCGGCGAGAACGGGCCGTGGAAGGCAATCCATCGTCGTACGAGTTGGGTGCCCCGAGGGTCGAGCCGGGGAGAGCATAGCAAAAGCTGAAAAGAATCCAGAGTTTGCTCATGGCATATagtcgcggccgtcgagtaATTATGAACTAGATCGGCCAAGAGAGAAAAACGCCAGTGTGTCATGCCGCTACAAACAAGGTCCGACCACTAAGACGCGCCGACCGATAACAATGTCGGGATTCCAAACGACTGCccaaagccgccgcccctaCTTGTCGCCCTCACATTTCTTCTTGATATCCTCGTTAAAGGCCTCGAAGCCCTTTTTGGTCTTATCCCAGAAGCCGGTGCcctcggcgatgatgaagcTCAGCACGCCGTAAAagtcctcgccctgctcgaggGTCGTGCCGCCGGGCGTCTTGTCGCTGGGGCGGAAGCGGAAGTGGTGGTCCCCGGTGAAGACGCCGGGGAGGCTCCACAGCTTCCCGCGCCAGCTGAACTCGCTCTCCGAGTTGGTGAGCACCGTCGGCGACATGGtgatgccctcgagggccACCGTGAGGCGcgtgccgggcgcggcggaagGGTCCGCGGGCGTGATGGACTTGATGAAGCCGTTGGTCCAGGTGGGCAAGGCTTGGAAGTCGAGGAactgtttttttttttttttaaatTTATTGTTGCCTGTTGTTGGGGTGTGTCCATGCAAGTATGTGGGGGGCAGGAAGGGAGGGGCCGGTGATGAAGCTCATGATGGGTGGAGAGGGGGGCGCGCGGAGAGAACGCACTGTTTTCCTGACCTGCGCTGGGGGAGCGGCAATCTCGATTTCGGTGTGGATGGCCatattgttgttgtttttcGTATCAATTTTTGGTCGTTCGGATCGTTGAGTCTTTTTTGGAACGGAGACCTGATgagacggcagcgacgacgacgacgagtctcTGCTCCAGGAACATGACATGACCCAGGACCTCTACTTATACCAGCGCTCCGGCGTCGCTGTTCCCGGGGTTGCCTCATCCCGAACGCCACGGTGCCACCCGCCGGCGCAACAAcagcccgctgcccgcccgtccgcctgccGCAGTGGGGTAATTGGGGCCGTGGTGGCTTGACGTGGCGTCCGGAGCACGGAAGCTCATGAGCGGtctcgacgcggcggcggtgtcgtctGCGTGGTGTCTCGCAggtttttttcttcttcttcaagtACGTACTCCGTAATAAAAGCGGCTCAATTGCGTCAGAGGTCGACGACTTGCGCGACTATAATAAAGGCTGCTGCAGATGGATGCTCATCACGATGGTGCGAGACGGGAAAGACGCCACGATCCTGCGCCATTATTGTCCTCGTAGCGGCTAGCCATGCATGCACCTTTGAGCGGCTAATAACAGTACGTCTTTCGTtcgcaagaagaagagctgcGAGGAACTAATAACGTAGCTAGTCAACCCCCAATAATAAGCCGGGCtcaccatggccaaggcTGCATGGTCCGCCCGCGTTTGCTCGGGCTCTGCCGTCTTTCCGGGCGAGGCTGGTTTCCCTGTCGCGTCATCCGTTCATTGATGATtgcgtcgatgccgcccacgaAAAGCGATAGGTATGCTCTGCAGTGTGTAGGCGCTGAAGCATTTTGCGTGCCGGGGGTTGAATGCTTCATGCTCGCGGCATCGCTCCTGCGAGGCGTCCGCGATCAAATCACGCCTCTGCCTACGCGGCTCCTGAACACTAAGAGCCCACGGGACATCCATCTACTACACTGCAccgagcccggcggcgagacgggaacctacttcgtacgcatGCCTGAGCCGCTGCTGGGGAACAAGCCAGGCCCTGGATCGCGACCGGCTGCCGGGCCGTGGGAGGCGCGGAGGCAGCTGGAGGCAGAGGTGATTTCAATCATATAAAACGGCTGGGCAGCCCGTAGCTGGTGACGTGGTAAATTGAACCACTACGATATGGGCGTCCATCGTAAACCGCTTTGCTACTGCAGAGAATACTCGTTTGGTATAGCCTGAGCTAAAAAAGGCCTAAATCAGTCATGGGCCTGCTTCTGAGCTAGCATGGATTTAGGTCCCCAGTTATGCTCCAAACCAGACGTATGCTCCTCCAGCAGCCGAGCCAGGTCGTTGTCGTATGCGTAGCTAGAATCATGAATGGGATCCGTTCGCCTTTTTATGCCTCCAACCTGGCGTGAACGAACCTTGCTAGATGATATGATAGGCGCGGATGACGACGGAAGCAATCTGCCCCGCGTGCCGCCCAGTCCCGTCTTGCCAGGTATAAAAGCGTTGTTTTCACGCACCTTAAAAACCTCCCACTTACATCCCCGCTACACAACCTTTCACCCCCAACGATAAAGACAAAACTCTTAAACCATACCCAGATTAAACTTCGTCCAAAACTATACAATACATCAATTCTACGTTATGTCTCTGTCTCATCCCCTTGAGTTTCATTGCCCGGGGTGGCATGACGAGGGTCGAACGCCCGTCGTGGACGGCAAGTATTACGATCGCGCGACTGGCGAGGTGCggctcgcggccgacggcgaccaccAGGAATATATAGGGCctcccgccgtcgacatcatcgtccgCAGCCAGCATATTGACACTGTTCAATGCGCCTACCGCGCATCTCGGCCTTTCCCTATGGAGACTCTTCTCTGCCATATCATGAAAGTAGTCAAGGAGAGGACACTTGAGCTAGATTCGGTCATAGCGACGCCCTTTGCGATTCGGATTATCCTGTCGCATGAGCTGACGCCGGACCAGTTCAGCGAAATTGCGCTAGACATGGCAAATGGGGTGTGGGACGATGCGGATTGTCGAACGAGAGATTGATGGACCAGAAGCACAGAGGCTCTGCGGGTCCCTAGAAAAGGAGGCCGCGTAGAAAGACCCATCATCATAAGGCATGGAAATGCAATTTTCGCTCTCCCAAGTGTTGGGCGTTCCGGATACAAGACTGTCGTATTGTCTATGATAGTTGGCGCAACGACATGGAGTTTTGTCAGGCAGCCCCGTCTCTTTGTCGGAGTTGCAAAAGACCAGCTGTCCTGTACACGCCAACTAGCCGACATTGCCAGACATTTCAAGGTTGAAACGATCAAGGAGACGCAGCAGTGAAAATGATTCCCATGCGACTAGCCCAACTATGTTAGACTGGCAACAAACATTGAGCGTAGATTGGGCTATATGCCGTGCAAACGCCCTGTTCACATTCAGTCGGGCCAGTCCATCCTAAACCTCCACACTGACCATAGAGCGGAGCTTTAGGAACAGTGGCAGTTGTCGAAGGTAGCTCTTGAGATGTTGTTGAACTGCCAACGGGCGGACTTGATGTAGTTGAGGgtgagccgccgccacccggcTTGAAACCGCTGGTGATTTGGTTTACTTGGTTGACTATAGCAGTCATCTGTACGCCTATAGGGGACCTTGGTTAGCTGTTCCGAACATAACCCCCGACTTAGCTTCACGGTGTCACTCACCCCCTATTTGATCCGCGTTCTGACCATACCAGCCGATCCAGTCCCAGCAGCCATTCGGATTGGGAACTAGACCTTGCCAGGCCTGTCTGGGCGTGGGATCATGAACGGCTTGGGGATACAGGATTAGAATATCATTTGCATCTTGCTAACCGTTAGCGACACCGGGCTCTGTCTCTTGGAGGATGAGCACGCCAATATGTCCATCTCTCACCTGCCCACAGATTGTACCCGGTGCTCACTGTATACTTGTTCTGGATGTCGGAGATAGTTTGCAAGCACCCGTGGAGCGCAACGTGCAGCTTGCAGACTTTGGATCCGTCTTGGCAGGACTTCGGAACGTAGAGGTATCCTGTTTGATCCATGCCCAGGGACCCATACTTCCCCGACTGGGCGAAATTGACAAAAGTTCCCTGGGCGCTGGATGATCGAGCTAGCAAAGTGCCGTACATCCACTTCAGGACCGCACCGGCACCATCGTAGCCGCAGTTGGATATATACGGCGACGAACTTGATCCACAGGCGTTGTTACCGCTGCTGTCAAAGTCTGTGGGAAAGGTATGCGCCTGGCCTGACCGAGATACGAATGCAATGTTTCCAGCGGTTGCGAACCCAGATAGCTGTTGCTTCAGGGCGTTCATGGGGTTCGGGCCGACGGTGGAGTCAGATGTGCCTACTTCCATGAATATCTTGCGCTGTTTTAGATTTGCTACGTCATCGATTTGGCTTGCGCTCCACGTTTTCATATTTTGTGTTGGGGTCTGAATATTGGGACTTCCGTTGTTCATGC belongs to Purpureocillium takamizusanense chromosome 1, complete sequence and includes:
- a CDS encoding uncharacterized protein (COG:S~EggNog:ENOG503P36U), translated to MDKYIDGRFERLEKALSNLIDSVAKYHPSVSQAEELKAADTELGKGLEQVQTHQRNHLRILRLRQTSAALDTQIKDTLTSLAEARRGIVTTRTTTFPREPNYPIAYEELLSYARRISKTTLPPAATINAATALATVPASPEGQTPAANDSQTPAAVTPSARTPSRTQSPAPNGALSQAPLSEPPTQQTTALSMNTSLPEGMSQYLNPLSGQLFFPWPLEDKIRSGALASYQILAEQGIDPKGYDPVTEEERKRKDEEERRVKEEQEQKEREEREKQMREERERIRVERERQREKEQEEWRRASIAGNAPDSAGLPRTNTGAGEKKQFQFTNLDDLDDDDDDDD
- a CDS encoding uncharacterized protein (COG:S~EggNog:ENOG503P7CB~TransMembrane:1 (i114-133o)) gives rise to the protein MAHPRPHDCPPDCGYAVAQHVRGAGGLTMLSRRLLSAPRSSRVPTAPSTSRLSQIRCEFQPSRLAPMRWRGIASEPWPVVPNTARGAAELTEPSIRYHFQPNFHGMNKTSAFRLGLRTASFGGAGVIAALLYVSGIPRVQRDILQQIPVVGKYFIPAEIPASDNPF
- the ALG10 gene encoding glucosyltransferase (EggNog:ENOG503NXZQ~BUSCO:EOG0926300R~COG:I~COG:K~COG:O~COG:T~TransMembrane:14 (o12-33i45-63o128-147i168-185o191-208i220-236o242-260i302-321o327-346i367-391o459-482i503-523o593-615i663-682o)), with product MMGDTATSMLMASIDFSTLLLCSLLLAVFSYVFLFHSRAVRDRPWALVFPAVLAAACVAWSRVVSREVPEPYLDEVFHIPQAQKYCEGKFREWDDKITTPPGLYLFSISLLQMTSWLGLDGASRCDAVSLRVGNAAGLFALVYLALLCRREIEAQLYGAFSRSLSRPYSAYALHTAFNIALFPLLFFFSGLYYTDVLSTAVVVGAFLNHLKRVAQDRSSFTSDLCTVAIGLLALLMRQTNVFWIVVFMGGLEAVHAVKTLRPERADQPFMTTLGDQIKYFAWRYSVGDIHDLPLRHAWHDDMLYTAISLVIAALCNPLRIMRQVWPYVMVLVVFAVFVAWNGGVVLGDKSNHVATLHLAQMLYIWPFFAFFSLPLLLPSVVSLLCALHIGVKSQRPQPQSTVHVPSGPRDRPFNISASSISKTSPRDDGTRPSPIAAKQSKVSLALGIAEGFKLLSWPLYLFGTVVLAGLIVRFNTIIHPFTLADNRHYMFYVFRYTIRRAGWIRYALVFAYTVSRWMVWGTLAGYSGLSPAPATVPDDSPYLSHPFWIAYSEKRQTKARYPATSLADGRTAEDSQSQRQLADDPLRYSANTASTSTGLLFLLATSLSLVTAPLVEPRYFIIPWVVWRLFVPAWRLPDHLLVSGVYTLTGRAARIFTRYDVRLVLETVWFAAVNLATCYIFIAKPYVWRAEDGTALDDGRLQRFMW
- a CDS encoding uncharacterized protein (EggNog:ENOG503P7GS), which produces MPSQRPYFLTSFLSAFRQQGPSLQTTQQPNKHTSQASTSGSPAASANYTTAGYSHHHHHHNHHHAHAQSASTSPPSSSSSPPPPSSSSPRTISAAAAAAAAASITPSASPTPHSNNATGRSPSAVNSIPIPNRSGARRRGSDSSSEGFRDALGADKWYIGGRTAGGEERFFKLGVVRRVRSNDGLSLDRLSL
- a CDS encoding uncharacterized protein (EggNog:ENOG503P59D); the encoded protein is MAIHTEIEIAAPPAQVRKTFLDFQALPTWTNGFIKSITPADPSAAPGTRLTVALEGITMSPTVLTNSESEFSWRGKLWSLPGVFTGDHHFRFRPSDKTPGGTTLEQGEDFYGVLSFIIAEGTGFWDKTKKGFEAFNEDIKKKCEGDK
- a CDS encoding uncharacterized protein (EggNog:ENOG503PFDW), with translation MSLSHPLEFHCPGWHDEGRTPVVDGKYYDRATGEVRLAADGDHQEYIGPPAVDIIVRSQHIDTVQCAYRASRPFPMETLLCHIMKVVKERTLELDSVIATPFAIRIILSHELTPDQFSEIALDMANGVWDDADCRTRD
- a CDS encoding uncharacterized protein (COG:S~EggNog:ENOG503PCCD), which codes for MAALSSIENVMAVDLPGYNVDPSSVSVSGLSSGGFMAAQLGIAYSGTFRTGFGVFAGGPFDCARNQQVSDYGCLMGLIISFLQVSKYSLCMNNGSPNIQTPTQNMKTWSASQIDDVANLKQRKIFMEVGTSDSTVGPNPMNALKQQLSGFATAGNIAFVSRSGQAHTFPTDFDSSGNNACGSSSSPYISNCGYDGAGAVLKWMYGTLLARSSSAQGTFVNFAQSGKYGSLGMDQTGYLYVPKSCQDGSKVCKLHVALHGCLQTISDIQNKYTVSTGYNLWADANDILILYPQAVHDPTPRQAWQGLVPNPNGCWDWIGWYGQNADQIGDDCYSQPSKPNHQRFQAGWRRLTLNYIKSARWQFNNISRATFDNCHCS